From one Pagrus major chromosome 21, Pma_NU_1.0 genomic stretch:
- the ftr67 gene encoding finTRIM family, member 67, with amino-acid sequence MAHAGVVLDKDQFNCSICLDVLRDPVTIPCGHSYCSDCIKNYWDQDDYLGVYVCPQCRQNFNPRPLLARNTMLADVVEKFKKTGLQEATTPSKQSFAEAEDVECDVCTGRKNKAVKSCLVCLASYCELHVQPHYESAAFKKHRLVSASKKFKETICGRHDKLLEVYCRTDRQCICYLCLTDEHKGHDTVLAEEEMQQKQRQLGDMKQSSQLRIHQREKEAQELRQAIFSLTRSARAVAEESDAVFTDLIRSIELKRFEVRELIKAQEKTAASQAEQLLDKIQKEIAELKMNEAELDKLSHTEDHISFLQSCQSLQAPPALSALPPVTVDPHLTFGLVMTAVSDFKGLLQEVCQEGFVCIYERVRDVIIVGPKHPAVQLDTTQPREGGAAEQMEATTVMLPPGLDQSPVSPLNPFLTPGPALPTFAFSPFGSKLSSGSRQRHLQRRAHPRRK; translated from the exons ATGGCGCACGCCGGAGTGGTTCTGGACAAGGACCAGTTCAACTGCTCGATCTGTCTGGACGTGCTGAGGGACCCTGTGACCATCCCGTGCGGACACAGCTACTGCTCGGACTGCATCAAGAACTACTGGGACCAGGACGACTACCTGGGGGTCTACGTCTGCCCACAATGTCGGCAGAACTTCAACCCGAGGCCTCTGCTCGCCAGAAACACCATGCTGGCCGACGTGGTGGAGAAATTCAAAAAGACTGGACTCCAAGAGGCCACGACGCCTTCAAAGCAAAGTTTTGCCGAGGCCGAGGACGTGGAGTGCGACGTCTGCACCGGGAGGAAGAACAAGGCTGTGAAATCCTGTCTGGTGTGTCTGGCCTCCTACTGCGAGCTGCACGTCCAGCCTCACTACGAGTCCGCTGCCTTCAAGAAACACAGGCTGGTGTCGGCCTCCAAAAAGTTCAAGGAGACGATCTGTGGCCGACACGACAAGCTGCTGGAGGTGTACTGCCGCACAGACAGGCAGTGTATCTGCTACCTGTGTCTGACTGATGAACACAAGGGGCACGACACGGTGCTGGCTGAGGAAGAGATGCAACAGAAGCAG agGCAGCTTGGTGACATGAAGCAGAGCTCTCAGCTGAGAATTcatcagagagaaaaggaggccCAGGAGCTGAGACAagccattttctctctcact CGTTCTGCTCGGGCAGTAGCCGAGGAGAGCGACGCCGTCTTCACCGACCTGATCCGCTCGATTGAGCTGAAGCGCTTTGAGGTGAGAGAGCTGATCAAAGCCCAGGAGAAGACGGCGGCCAGTCAGGCCGAGCAGCTGCTGGACAAGATCCAGAAGGAGATCGCTGAGCTGAAGATGAACGAGGCTGAACTGGACAAACTGTCCCACACCGAGGACCACATCAGCTTCCTTCAG AGCTGTCAGTCTCTGCAAGCTCCACCTGCGCTGTCCGCTCTGCCTCCAGTCACTGTGGACCCCCACCTGACCTTTGGCCTGGTGATGACAGCTGTGTCAGATTTTAAAGGACTGTTGCAGGAGGTCTGCCAGGAAGGATTTGTCTGCATCTACGAGAGAG TGAGAGACGTCATCATTGTCGGCCCGAAACATCCTGCTGTGCAGCTCGACACAACACAGCCCCGTGAGGGTGGAGCGGCTGAACAGATGGAAGCGACAACAG TGATGCTTCCACCTGGTCTAGACCAAAGTCCTGTGAGCCCTCTCAACCCTTTCCTCACTCCAGGACCTGCTCTGCCCACCTTTGCCTTCTCACCATTTG gcTCCAAACTCTCCTCAGGATCCAGACAGAGGCACCTTCAGCGACGTGCTCACCCCCGGAGGAAGTAG
- the LOC141017138 gene encoding protein THEM6, whose product MLLLVLGALLLLFCSLDVWYFLRGAQVFIQAWFQPRIWDILAEQSIDGMVLPHDLDYMGHMNNSRYLRECDFARFHHYMRNGLFMASRKLGAKMVVGASTIRYRRSLAFREAFEIRTKVLGWDEKAFYLEQRFVSKADGFVSAVMLCRQNVVRCSPETIIEFVCKRKIECPEFPEDLKHWISFISASSQALRAESGLEEKNK is encoded by the exons AtgttgctgctggtgctgggtgccctcctcctgctcttctgCAGTCTGGATGTATGGTACTTCCTACGGGGGGCCCAGGTGTTCATCCAGGCGTGGTTCCAACCACGAATATGGGACATTCTTGCTGAGCAAAGCATTGATGGCATGGTCCTTCCCCATGATTTGGACTACATGGGCCACATGAACAACTCCCGATACCTAAGGGAGTGTGACTTTGCTCGTTTCCATCATTACATGCGAAACGGGCTGTTCATGGCCTCACGCAAACTGGGGGCCAAAATGGTAGTAGGGGCCTCTACCATACGCTACCGGCGCTCGCTGGCCTTCCGTGAGGCTTTTGAGATTCGGACCAAAGTATTGGGATGGGATGAGAAGGCGTTTTACTTGGAGCAGCGCTTTGTGTCCAAGGCAGATGGTTTTGTCTCCGCGGTCATGCTCTGCAGGCAGAATGTGGTGCGCTGCAGCCCAGAGACCATTATTGAGTTTGTCTGCAAAAGGAAG attGAATGCCCCGAGTTTCCTGAGGACCTCAAACACTGGATTAGCTTCATCTCAGCCAGCAGCCAGGCCCTGAGAGCAGAGAGCGGACTGGAAGAGAAGAACAAGTGA
- the LOC141016829 gene encoding protein THEM6-like, whose translation MWWVLWVLAALLALFCTLDVWYFLQAGVVILRAWFQPIIWDVTAEQTITGRVTPHDIDMCHMNNARYLRECDFARFSLYVRNGVFKAVRALGGSMVVGATTIRYRRALCIGEGYELRSRIVTWDEKAFFLEQRFVSTKDGLVCAVMYCKQSVIRSSPDKIMQHLCKRKVECPEFPEDLQHWVNFISASSQALRAESGLDEKNK comes from the exons ATGTGGTGGGTGCTGTGGGTGCTTGCAGCCTTGCTGGCTCTCTTCTGCACTCTGGATGTGTGGTACTTCCTGCAGGCAGGTGTTGTGATCCTCCGGGCCTGGTTTCAGCCGATAATCTGGGATGTCACAGCAGAGCAGACCATCACAGGCCGGGTCACTCCCCACGACATCGACATGTGCCACATGAACAATGCTCGTTACCTTCGGGAGTGTGACTTTGCCCGCTTCTCTCTCTACGTACGTAACGGTGTGTTCAAGGCAGTGCGAGCCCTGGGAGGGTCCATGGTCGTGGGGGCCACCACCATCCGATACCGCAGGGCTCTGTGTATAGGTGAGGGCTACGAGCTGAGGAGCCGAATCGTCACTTGGGATGAAAAAGCCTTTTTCCTGGAGCAGAGATTTGTGTCAACAAAAGATGGGTTGGTGTGTGCCGTCATGTACTGCAAGCAGAGTGTCATACGCAGTAGCCCTGACAAGATCATGCAGCACCTGTGCAAGCGGAAG GTGGAGTGCCCTGAGTTTCCAGAGGACCTTCAGCACTGGGTTAACTTCATCTCCGCCAGCAGTCAGGCCCTCAGGGCAGAGAGCGGACTAGATGAGAAGAACAAATAA